A single region of the Halorussus sp. MSC15.2 genome encodes:
- a CDS encoding cytochrome C oxidase subunit IV family protein, producing MTRLKLYTAIYVVLFVFATAQVLVEQSGGLPYWTAFWVIIALSFVKALMVAWYYQHLKWEPRSVAFTMFVGLLAALALTTAAAYSIL from the coding sequence ATGACAAGACTCAAGCTCTATACCGCGATTTACGTCGTGTTGTTCGTCTTCGCGACCGCGCAGGTCCTCGTGGAGCAGTCGGGCGGACTGCCCTACTGGACCGCGTTCTGGGTCATCATCGCGCTCTCGTTCGTGAAGGCGCTCATGGTGGCGTGGTACTACCAGCACCTCAAGTGGGAACCCCGGTCGGTGGCGTTCACCATGTTCGTCGGCCTGCTCGCGGCGCTGGCGCTGACGACTGCGGCGGCGTACTCGATACTGTAG